CGGACGACGTGATCGATGATGAGGAGCTCATCATCCTGTCGCCCTTCGTAGTGGACGCTCAGGAAGACGCCGGTAGCTACCGTGCGACTTCGACCCTCGCGGGTTCCCGTATCCGCACTGACCTCAAGGACGTCGCGTCCTCGATCACCGTTGTCACCGCCGAGTTCCTCAAGGACACCGGTGCGACGGACAACCAAACCCTGCTGCAATACACCACGAACACGGAAGTGGGCGGTGTGTATGGTAACTTCGCCGGCGTAGGCGGCACCTTCATCGATGGTGCCAGTGAAGGCTCGAACTTCCTGCGTCCGAACAACAACACCCGCGTGCGCGGCCTCGATTCGGCCGACAACACCCGTGACCTCTTCCAGTCGGACATCCCGTGGGATGCTTTCAACGTGGGTCGCGTGGACCTGCAGCGCGGTCCGAACTCGATCCTCTTCGGTTTCGGTTCCCCTGCCGGTATCATCAACACCAGCCTGAATGGCGCTACTTTGGGCCGCTCCGAAGGCAATGTTGAGTTCCGCGTGGGTAGTTTCGGCAGCATGCGCGCGTCGTTCGACTACAACAAAGTGATCATCCCCGACGAACTCGCCGTGCGCGTGTCCGCCGTTTCCGATGACACGCAGTATCGCCAGGACCCGGCCTTCAATCGTTCGGACCGTATCTTCGCCGCCGTGCGTTGGGCGCCGGACTTCCTCCGCACCGACACGGCCTCCACGATCATCCGCGCTAACTTCGAAAGCGGTGAAGTCGTGGCCAACCGTCCGCGCGTGCTCCCGCCCTGGGACCACATCACGCCTTACTTCGATCCCAACGCCATCAACAAGCAGTCCTGGGATCCGTATCAGGCTTGGGCTTCCGGCGTGGTCGTCACCTCTTCCGACGGTGCCGCTCCTGGCGTGACCCCGAATCCGTGGGTCGCCCAATACTTCGGCCCCGGCGTGCAGAACGTCAGCGCTCCGACCTTTGTCTACGACTCGTCCGATGCGTCCAACTACGTGGCGGTCTATCAAGCCAGCCCGGGCAACTACTGGGGTATCAACCCGCAGGGTCAGCGCGACGGTGGCATCGATGGTTTCCCTTACGGGTCCAACATCGGTATCGGCAGCTACGCCGACGCGGCGCGCAACACCAACATGTATCTGGACAGCTCCCTCTTCCCGGGTGCTGACAGCGGCTTCTACAAGCGCAAGTCCATCACCGACCCGTCGATCTTCGACTTCTACCATAACCTGCTCGACGGCGACGCCAAGCGCGAGTGGCAGAACTGGGACGCCTACAACATCACCCTCGAGCAGACCCTCTTCGACGGCCGCGCCGGTCTCGAGTTGGTCTACGACAAGCAGGAGTATGACGATGGTCAGTCCCGCAACCTCAACGACCCTTACATCTCGGTCGACATCCGCTCGAACCTGATGCGTTACCCGGGTGAGCTCGACGGTCTCGCCGTCGCCAACCCGAACGTCGGTCGTGCCTTTGTGGCCGGCAACTCCAAGAACGGTGGCAACACCCAGATGTTCAGCGACCGTGAGAACCTGCGCGCCACCGCCTTCGCCGACATCCAGTTCGACGATTTCATGGACAGCGATTCCCTGGTCGCCCGTATCCTCGGCCGCCACGTCATCACCGGCGTGTATTCGGAAGAGACCTACGAGCGGGAGAACCGCAACTTCGTGCGCTACGCCGTGGATCCCTCCTGGTCCGACGCGATCGGCACCGGTCCGTCCGGCGCCAACGACGGTGGTCTCTCCCAAGGCGACACCACCATCGACTGGGTCTACTACCTCTCCGGCAACCTGAGCGCCTACAACTCCGCCTCCGGTCTCAACCTGCCCCGCATCACGGGTCAGCACGATCCCTCCGGCGAGCACGGCATCCTCTACTTCAACAGCCGTTGGAACAGCGACACGGTCAACCCGGGCGACTTCTGGTATAACACCGCTCGCGGTCAGTCCAACGACCCCGTGGGTGAAGATTCCACCCAGTCGGAAAACCCGGCCAACTACGTCGGTTGGGAGACTGGCTCCTTCAAGGTGCTCAACGCCATGGGCGGCGACATCGATCGCCTCTACACCGACATCTCCCGCACCAAGCGCGAGACCGAGTCCACCGCGCTCACCTGGCAGGCCTACCTGATCGACGACCTGCTCGTCGGCACCTACGGCTGGCGTGAAGACAAGCAGACCCTGCGTTCCGGCGCCGACAGCTCCAACGCCGCCGGCAACCTCGACGGTTATGCTCACGTGAATCCGGAACTCGACCCGCTCGATCCGGAAACGGGTTCCAGCGACGGCCAGAGCCGCAGCTGGGGTCTCGTGCTCCACACGCCGCGCGCCATTCGTGAGCGCATGCCCTGGGGCACCAACCTGAGCCTCACCTACAGCAACGGCCGCAACTCCCGCGTCGAAAACCGCTACGGCTTCGACGGCAACCCGCTGCCGAATGCCAAGGGTGAAACCAAGGACTACGGCGTGGTCATCAGCACCCTCGACGACCGTCTCCAGATCAAGGTGACCAAGTATGAGACCACCGTCTCCGACGCCAACCTCTCGAGCGTCTCCTCCGAAGTCTCCACCCTCGGTGCCAACACCTACTACCTCCGCAACCTCGAAGGTTGGGGCACGGGCACGGTGATGGCCTACCTCAACGGTTTGGACGGCAACAGCCCCGGCAACGAGTGGTTCTGGAACTGGGCCCTCATCGACGAGAACTGGGACAACACCTACAACGATCCCAACAGCGCTGCGTTCCTCAACCATCCCTCGACGGTTGCCCAGCAGGCCGCGATCAACTCCTGGCTCTCCCAGATGATGCCCGCCTCGTGGTATGAAGCCTACGGTTTCAACATCAACTACGACGCCGCCGTGGCCGGTGACTACGCCAACTCCTTCCCGGGTTGGGATCCGTCCCCGTCCATCGGCAATATCCAGCCCGCGGGCGGTGGCCGCATCAACGGCGCCTGGCCGACCGGCACGGTGAACAACAAGTCCGAAGGTTGGGAGTTCGAGATCATCGGTCAGCCGACCCCGAACCTCAACATCTCGATCAACGCTTCGAAGACCACCGCTTCCCAGACCGCCCTCGGTCAGAGCCTGGTCAACTTCATCGAGTCGCAATACGCCAAGTATCAGTCCCCCGCCGGTGACCTCCGGATGTGGTGGGCGGGTGGCGACACCATGCGCCAGGCCTACACGCAGAACATCTGGAGCGCTTACCAGTTCCAGCTGCAGACCAACGGCAAGCTCGTCCCGGAAATGTCCCCGTGGCGCGCCAACGTCATCGCGAACTACAACTTCGATGAAGGCTTCCTCAACGGCACCAACATCGGTCTCGCCTACCGCTGGCAGGACGGTCGCATCCTCGGCTACGGCCTGAATGCGGCGCAGGACAACCTCGACGTTGACGCCCCGATCTGGAGCTCCTCCGAGGATCACCTCGACCTGTGGATCGGTCACGAGCGCAAGCTCACCGAGAAGCTCCGCTGGCGCGTTCAGTTGAACATGCGCAACGTCGGCGAGAGCGTGCACCTCGAGCAGTTGAGCGTGCAGCCCGACGGCTCTCCGGGTGCCTACCGCATCGCCGAAGGCACCACCTGGACCCTCACCAATACGTTCTCCTTCTGATCTAATGGGTCTCGTGGAATGTAGGGTATGCAACAAAACCGCGGGACCTGTATCGGACCGAACTGAATTGGACCACTGATTGGTCAATAGGAGAGACCCCCACTGCGAAAGCGGTGGGGGTCTTTGTTTTTTGGATACAAGATCGGGTTCGGTTCGCGCGGTCACCGGCCGACACATGCGGCGGCGGGAAACGCAGCTTTGTGGGGTTTGAGGAGGGTATGGGATTGCGATTTGCCTTAGATTTTAGGTTAAATCTGCCTTTCCCGGCTTCAGAGCACCAAAGATTGCACCATGTCCTCGACCCAATCCTTCCCCTCCACGTTCACCTGGGGCGTCGCTGCGGCGGCGGCCCAAATTGAAGGCGGCGCCACCGCCGACGGCAAAGGCGAGTCCATCTGGGACCGCTTCGCTCGCACGCCGGGCGCGGTCCATGGCGGCGATACGCTCGATGTGGCCTGCGACCATTACCATCGCTACGAGGAAGACTTTGCCCTGATGGCGAAGCTGGGCGTGAAGAACTATCGCCTGTCGATCGCCTGGCCGCGCATCGTGCCGGACGGCGACGGACAGGTGAACCTCGCCGGTCTGGAGTTTTATGAGCGTCTCATCGACAGCATGGCCGCCAACGGCATCACGCCGTGGGTCACGCTCTTCCACTGGGATCTGCCGCAGGCCCTCGAGGATCGGGGAGGCTGGCGCACGCGCGCGACCGCCGAAGCGTTTGGCCGCTATGCCGAGATCGTGGTGAAGGCGCTCGCCGGCAAGGTGAAGAACTGGATCACGCTGAATGAGATTCGCTGCTTCACCCAGCTCGCCTACGGCTTCGGCCTCAAAGCGCCGGGCGCCAAGGTCGACGACGCGACCCTCAACCAGATTTATCACAACGCCCTCCTGGCCCACGGCTACGGGGTGCGCGCCGTCCGCACCTACGGCGGCGAAGGCGCGCGCGTCGGCATCACCGACAACAGCGACGTGTGCATCCCGGTGACCGAAACGCCCGCCGATATCGCGGCGGCGCAGGCCTGGTATGAGCGCAAGAACGAGCACCTGCTCGGCGCCATCTGCAACGGCGGCTACAGCGAGGCTTACCTCAAGCGCTGCGGGGACGCGGCACCGAAGGTCGCGCTGGGGGATTTTGACCTCATCAGTGCCCCGACCGATTTCCTCGGCCTCAACCTCTACACCGGTCCGTTCGTGCGAGCCGGCCAGGACGGCGCGCCGGAAGAGGTCTCGTTGCCGGCCGCTTATCCGAAGGCCGACAGCCCGTGGCTGCACTGGGCGCCGCAGGTCATCTACTGGGGCACCCGCCTGCCGCGCGACGCTTACGGCGTGAAGTCGATCTACATCACCGAAAACGGCTGTGGCTACAACGACGAGCCGGTGGTGGCAGGGGAGTGCAACGACCTGCACCGCCGCGAGTTTTTGCGCGCCCACCTGCGTGAGCTTGAGCGCGCCATCAAAGACGGCGTGCCGGTGAACGGTTATTTCCTCTGGTCCTTCATCGATAATTTCGAGTGGGAGGACGGCTACGAACGCCGCTTCGGCATCGTGCATGTCGACTTCGAAACGCAGGTCCGCACGCCGAAGCTCTCCGCCCTCTACTACGCCAAAGTCATGGCGGAGAACCGCGTCGTCTAAACGGCGCGTCGGGGCAGAGCAGGCGGGGAGGGCAGGGCGCGACTGCGGCGGAACGGCTCCGCAGTTCGCGCCACCGTGGACTGCGGTCGCGCCTGTTATGGTGTTAGCACAACATTTTCCGCGACAGCTGCTTAGTTGGTGCCCATCAAAGGCGGCGCGCCCCATGCGCGTGCTTTCTGACCCAGCCCTTAACCCCCTCGATGCTCAGATTTTGGCCGATTTACGATCGCCCCGGAATTGGATTTGCCAGCGATGATTTAACGTAACATCAATGGACGTTCGCTTGCCGTGAAGGCGGTGATAAAACCCTGAACCACCATGAAGTTTACCGATGGAGCCTGGCTTGTGCGGCCGGGTTACAAACCCCACTATTCTGCAGAAGTTCATCACGTGGAACGTGATGGAGATGTGCTCGTTCTCACTGTCCCGACCCGTCCGATCCGCCATCGCGGTGACACCTTGCAGGGGCCGTTGCTGTCGGTGCGTCTCGCGTCACCGTTGGCGGGCGTGATTCACGTGACCGTCGAGCACTACACGGGACAGCAGGATCATGGGCCGGTGATCGATTTGGAGGCGCTGCCCGCGCCGGAAGTCGACGTGAGCACGGGACCGGATTTTGCCACCCTGCGTTCGGGAGACATCGTCGCCAAGGTCGGCACCAAGGGGGATTGGGGCCTGAGTTTTGAGCGGGCCAATGGTGAGGTGATCACCCGCACCGGCTGGCGTGGCATGGGTTACGTCGAAGCCGAAGGCGACACCGCCTACATGCATGAGCAATTGGACCTCGGCGTGGGCGAAAACGTTTATGGTCTCGGCGAGCGTTTCACTGCTTTCGTCAAGAACGGCCAAGTCGTCGAGAACTGGAACAAGGACGGCGGCACGGGCAGCGAGCAGGCCTACAAGTGCGTGCCGTTCTACATGACCAACCGCGGTTATGGCGTGTTGGTGAAAGACACCGGCCCGGTGTCCTTCGAAGTCGCTTCCGAGCGCGTGTCGCGCGTGCAGTTCAGCGTGCCGGGCGAACGCCTCGAGTATTACGTCATCGCCGGCCCGACGCCGAAGGAAGTGCTGCACAAGCTCACCGCGCTCACGGGTCGTCCGGCCCTGCCGCCGGCCTGGTCCTTCGGCCTGTGGCTCACCACCTCGTTCACGACCGATTACGACGAGAAGACGGTGAACAGCTTCATCGAAGGCATGAAGGAGCGGAACCTGCCGCTGCACGTCTTCCACTTCGATTGTTTCTGGATGCGCGAGTTTGCCTGGTGCGATTTCAAATGGGATCCGCGCACCTTCCCGGATCCGCGCGGCCAGCTGCAGCGTCTGCACGAAAAGGGCCTCAAGGTTTCGGTCTGGATCAACCCCTACATCGGTCAGGCGTCGCGCCTGTTCCGCGAGGGAGTCGAAGGCGGCTACTTCCTCAAGAAGGCCAACGGCGACGTCTGGCAGACCGATCTCTGGCAGCCCGGCATGGCCATTGTCGATTTCACCAATCCGGCGGCGACGTCATGGTATCTTGGATACCTGCGCGAGTTGCTCGACATGGGCGTGGACTGTTTCAAGACCGACTTTGGCGAGCGTATTCCGACCGACGTGGTTTATCACGACGGCTCCGATCCGGTGCGCATGCACAACCACTACGCCTACATCTACAACAAGGCGGTGTTTGAGTTGTTGCAGGAAGTGCGCGGTGACGGCGAAGCGGTGCTCTACGCGCGGGCGGCCCACACGGGCGGACAGAAGTTCCCGGTGCACTGGGGCGGCGATTGCAACTCCACCTACGAGTCGATGGCCGAGTCGCTGCGCGGCGGGCTGTCGCTCGGTGCCTGCGGTTTTGGCTATTGGAGCCACGACATCGGCGGCTTCGAAGGCAAACCGGCGGCGGACATCTACAAACGTTGGATCGCCTTCGGTCTGTTGTCCTCGCACAGCCGCATGCACGGCAGCTCCTCTTATCGGGTGCCGTGGGTTTACGACGACGAAGCCTGCGATGTGCTCCGTCACTTCACCTCGTGGAAGTGCCGCCTCATGCCCTACCTGTGGCGCGTGGCGCACGAAGCGCACGAGACCGGCGTGCCGATGATGCGCGCGATGGTGTTGGAGTTCCCGGAGGACCCGGGCTGCGACACGCTCGATCGCCAATACATGTTGGGCGACCGCGTGCTGGTCGCGCCGGTGCTCACCGAGAGCGGCGAAACCACTTACTACCTGCCGCCCGGCCGTTGGGTGAACCTCTTCTCCGGTGAGGTGCACGAAGGTGGCTGGCATCGCGGCAAGTATGACTTCCTGAACCTGCCGATCTACGTGAAGGCCGGCACGGTGCTGCCGCTCGGCGCCAGCGAAACCGACGTCGAATACGACTACGCCGAGGGCGTGGAGTTGGCGGTGTTTGGGCTGGGCGTCGGTGAGCGCACCGAGACCGTCATCCCGGCGGCCGGTGATCGCGGCATGACGCGCATTTCGGTCGAGAACCAGGATGGCAATTTGCTGTTCCGTTTGGCGGGCCATGTGCCGGCCAAGTGGTCGGTGCGTTTGCTGCCGAACTTGTCGGCCAAAGCGGCTCCGGCCGGGGCCAACGAGTGCAGCGTGCTGGCTCCGACGGATTGGTAAGCTAACCGTCTGTCAGTTTGAACCGGTGGCGCGCTTGCGCCACCGGGCGCCGCTCTTCAATGTCGGCGACTTCCCCAGCTATGCCCCGACCCCGTAAACCCAAAACTCAACGCGCCGCGACCTTGGCAGATGTCGGTCGTGCGGCCGGAGTTTCCGCCATGGCC
This portion of the Actomonas aquatica genome encodes:
- a CDS encoding TonB-dependent receptor plug domain-containing protein codes for the protein MALPAIGQTADPADDVIDDEELIILSPFVVDAQEDAGSYRATSTLAGSRIRTDLKDVASSITVVTAEFLKDTGATDNQTLLQYTTNTEVGGVYGNFAGVGGTFIDGASEGSNFLRPNNNTRVRGLDSADNTRDLFQSDIPWDAFNVGRVDLQRGPNSILFGFGSPAGIINTSLNGATLGRSEGNVEFRVGSFGSMRASFDYNKVIIPDELAVRVSAVSDDTQYRQDPAFNRSDRIFAAVRWAPDFLRTDTASTIIRANFESGEVVANRPRVLPPWDHITPYFDPNAINKQSWDPYQAWASGVVVTSSDGAAPGVTPNPWVAQYFGPGVQNVSAPTFVYDSSDASNYVAVYQASPGNYWGINPQGQRDGGIDGFPYGSNIGIGSYADAARNTNMYLDSSLFPGADSGFYKRKSITDPSIFDFYHNLLDGDAKREWQNWDAYNITLEQTLFDGRAGLELVYDKQEYDDGQSRNLNDPYISVDIRSNLMRYPGELDGLAVANPNVGRAFVAGNSKNGGNTQMFSDRENLRATAFADIQFDDFMDSDSLVARILGRHVITGVYSEETYERENRNFVRYAVDPSWSDAIGTGPSGANDGGLSQGDTTIDWVYYLSGNLSAYNSASGLNLPRITGQHDPSGEHGILYFNSRWNSDTVNPGDFWYNTARGQSNDPVGEDSTQSENPANYVGWETGSFKVLNAMGGDIDRLYTDISRTKRETESTALTWQAYLIDDLLVGTYGWREDKQTLRSGADSSNAAGNLDGYAHVNPELDPLDPETGSSDGQSRSWGLVLHTPRAIRERMPWGTNLSLTYSNGRNSRVENRYGFDGNPLPNAKGETKDYGVVISTLDDRLQIKVTKYETTVSDANLSSVSSEVSTLGANTYYLRNLEGWGTGTVMAYLNGLDGNSPGNEWFWNWALIDENWDNTYNDPNSAAFLNHPSTVAQQAAINSWLSQMMPASWYEAYGFNINYDAAVAGDYANSFPGWDPSPSIGNIQPAGGGRINGAWPTGTVNNKSEGWEFEIIGQPTPNLNISINASKTTASQTALGQSLVNFIESQYAKYQSPAGDLRMWWAGGDTMRQAYTQNIWSAYQFQLQTNGKLVPEMSPWRANVIANYNFDEGFLNGTNIGLAYRWQDGRILGYGLNAAQDNLDVDAPIWSSSEDHLDLWIGHERKLTEKLRWRVQLNMRNVGESVHLEQLSVQPDGSPGAYRIAEGTTWTLTNTFSF
- a CDS encoding GH1 family beta-glucosidase codes for the protein MSSTQSFPSTFTWGVAAAAAQIEGGATADGKGESIWDRFARTPGAVHGGDTLDVACDHYHRYEEDFALMAKLGVKNYRLSIAWPRIVPDGDGQVNLAGLEFYERLIDSMAANGITPWVTLFHWDLPQALEDRGGWRTRATAEAFGRYAEIVVKALAGKVKNWITLNEIRCFTQLAYGFGLKAPGAKVDDATLNQIYHNALLAHGYGVRAVRTYGGEGARVGITDNSDVCIPVTETPADIAAAQAWYERKNEHLLGAICNGGYSEAYLKRCGDAAPKVALGDFDLISAPTDFLGLNLYTGPFVRAGQDGAPEEVSLPAAYPKADSPWLHWAPQVIYWGTRLPRDAYGVKSIYITENGCGYNDEPVVAGECNDLHRREFLRAHLRELERAIKDGVPVNGYFLWSFIDNFEWEDGYERRFGIVHVDFETQVRTPKLSALYYAKVMAENRVV
- the yicI gene encoding alpha-xylosidase, which translates into the protein MKFTDGAWLVRPGYKPHYSAEVHHVERDGDVLVLTVPTRPIRHRGDTLQGPLLSVRLASPLAGVIHVTVEHYTGQQDHGPVIDLEALPAPEVDVSTGPDFATLRSGDIVAKVGTKGDWGLSFERANGEVITRTGWRGMGYVEAEGDTAYMHEQLDLGVGENVYGLGERFTAFVKNGQVVENWNKDGGTGSEQAYKCVPFYMTNRGYGVLVKDTGPVSFEVASERVSRVQFSVPGERLEYYVIAGPTPKEVLHKLTALTGRPALPPAWSFGLWLTTSFTTDYDEKTVNSFIEGMKERNLPLHVFHFDCFWMREFAWCDFKWDPRTFPDPRGQLQRLHEKGLKVSVWINPYIGQASRLFREGVEGGYFLKKANGDVWQTDLWQPGMAIVDFTNPAATSWYLGYLRELLDMGVDCFKTDFGERIPTDVVYHDGSDPVRMHNHYAYIYNKAVFELLQEVRGDGEAVLYARAAHTGGQKFPVHWGGDCNSTYESMAESLRGGLSLGACGFGYWSHDIGGFEGKPAADIYKRWIAFGLLSSHSRMHGSSSYRVPWVYDDEACDVLRHFTSWKCRLMPYLWRVAHEAHETGVPMMRAMVLEFPEDPGCDTLDRQYMLGDRVLVAPVLTESGETTYYLPPGRWVNLFSGEVHEGGWHRGKYDFLNLPIYVKAGTVLPLGASETDVEYDYAEGVELAVFGLGVGERTETVIPAAGDRGMTRISVENQDGNLLFRLAGHVPAKWSVRLLPNLSAKAAPAGANECSVLAPTDW